A window of the Henckelia pumila isolate YLH828 chromosome 3, ASM3356847v2, whole genome shotgun sequence genome harbors these coding sequences:
- the LOC140890115 gene encoding glycerate dehydrogenase, with the protein MAKPLQIEVHNPNGKYRVISTKPMPGTRWINLLIEQNCRLEICTQKKTILSVEDILALIGDKCDGVIGQLTEDWGETLFSALSRAGGKAFSNMAVGYNNVDVNAATKYGVAVGNTPGVLTETTAELAASLSLAAARRIVEADEYMRAGLYEGWLPHLFVGNLLKGQTVGVIGAGRIGSAYARMMVEGFKMNLIYYDLYQATRLEKFITAYGNFLKANGEEPVTWKRATSMDEVLREADVISLHPILDKTTYHLVNKERLSKMKKEAILINCSRGPVIDEVALVEHLKANPMFRVGLDVFEDEPYMKPGLAEMKNAVIVPHIASASKWTREGMATLAALNVLGKIKGYPVWSNPNSVEVFLDEKSPPPAACPSIVNSKAIGLPVSKL; encoded by the exons ATGGCAAAGCCTCTGCAAATCGAAGTCCACAATCCGAATGGAAAATACAGAGTTATCAGCACCAAACCGATGCCGGGAACCCGATGGATCAATCTCCTGATCGAACAAAATTGTCGTCTGGAA ATATGCACACAGAAGAAAACCATATTGTCTGTTGAAGACATCCTTGCTTTGATCGGTGACAAATGTGATGGAGTTATTGGACAG TTAACTGAGGACTGGGGGGAGACACTATTTTCAGCATTGAGCAGAGCAGGAGGAAAAGCATTTAGCAACATGGCTGTGGGATACAACAATGTTGATGTGAATGCTGCCACTAAATATGGTGTTGCTGTTGGAAACACACCT GGAGTGCTGACGGAGACTACAGCTGAGTTAGCTGCTTCACTTTCATTAGCTGCTGCAAGAAGAATTGTTGAGGCAGATGAGTACATGAGGGCCGGATTATACGAGGGATGGCTTCCTCATCT TTTTGTAGGAAATTTACTCAAAGGACAGACAGTTGGAGTTATTGGAGCCGGTCGCATAGGATCTGCGTATGCTAGAATGATG GTTGAAGGCTTTAAAATGAACCTGATTTACTATGACCTCTACCAAGCCACTCGTCTTGAAAAGTTCATCACAG CTTATGGGAACTTCTTGAAAGCCAATGGTGAAGAGCCTGTAACTTGGAAAAGGGCGACGTCGATGGACGAGGTTCTTCGAGAGGCTGATGTG ATAAGTCTGCATCCGATCCTTGATAAAACAACCTATCATTTAGTCAATAAAGAAAGGCTTTCAAAGATGAAGAAG GAAGCGATATTAATAAACTGCAGCAGGGGGCCTGTGATAGATGAGGTAGCTCTAGTGGAGCACTTGAAAGCAAATCCTATGTTTCGAGTTGGTCTTGATGTGTTTGAG GATGAGCCATACATGAAACCGGGGCTCGCAGAAATGAAGAATGCAGTTATTGTTCCTCACATAGCCTCTGCTTCCAAG TGGACTCGCGAAGGAATGGCTACACTGGCGGCTCTAAACGTTCTG GGAAAAATAAAAGGATATCCCGTTTGGTCGAATCCCAACAGCGTGGAGGTGTTTCTTGACGAGAAATCGCCCCCGCCTGCTGCATGCCCGAGCATTGTCAATTCAAAAGCTATAG GTTTACCGGTTTCAAAGCTGTAA
- the LOC140891788 gene encoding chloroplast protein FOR GROWTH AND FERTILITY 2-like, which produces MERLIFSNSIPSKLHHRSRPGCSPLVPRFATQRLGFPSLPRRESLLVSSISCTLQDPSFIPSKSREDLSLSVDSNSTDGLPAKPHFLKLITQKCSLQQKIYNAGAVILLSAIFLTLLHPALVSPAFASFQNAAKTASPAAGHGFIRGELLSSAWTGLFAGCLHTLSGPDHLAALAPLSIGRTRMESAAVGALWGCGHDAGQLIFGLFFLLLKDRLHIEVIRTWGTRVVGLTLLIIGAMGIREASEVPAPVVVMEGGDRDVTGYKVLRSQSIGKKKIGFATFATGIVHGLQPDALMMILPALALPSRVAGAAFLFMFLVGTVIAMGSYTVFIGSCSQALKDRVPRITEKLTWASSLVAIALGVSILISQLMGFSLY; this is translated from the exons ATGGAGAGGCTAATCTTTTCCAATTCAATCCCTTCAAAGCTCCATCATCGCTCCAGGCCCGGTTGCAGTCCTCTTGTTCCCCGCTTCGCCACCCAAAGATTGGGTTTTCCTTCGTTGCCGCGTCGCGAGTCTCTCTTGGTCAGCTCCATTTCTTGCACTCTTCAAGACCCGTCTTTTATTCCGTCTAAATCCCGTGAAGATTTGTCATTGTCTGTGGATTCAAATTCAACTGATGGGTTGCCTGCAAAGCCACATTTTCTAAAGCTAATCACTCAGAAATGTTCGCTGCAGCAAAAG ATATATAATGCTGGGGCGGTGATATTGTTATCAGCAATCTTTCTGACGTTACTCCACCCAGCCCTCGTATCACCTGCTTTTGCTAGTTTCCAAAATGCAGCCAAAACCGCAAGTCCAGCTGCTGGGCATGGCTTCATTCGCGGTGAGTTGCTGAGCAGCGCATGGACTGGCTTATTTGCTGGCTGTCTACACACTTTATCCGGTCCCGATCATCTTGCTGCATTAGCTCCACTTTCGATTGGCCGCACAAGAATGGAAAGTGCTGCAGTTGGAGCCCTTTGGGGATGTGGGCACGATGCTGGACAGTTGATATTCGGCTTGTTTTTCTTACTTTTGAAAGATCGGCTTCATATTGAGGTCATCCGAACCTGGGGAACGAGAGTGGTAGGCTTGACTCTACTCATTATTGGTGCCATGGGGATAAGGGAAGCTTCGGAAGTACCTGCCCCGGTTGTTGTCATGGAAGGTGGTGATCGTGATGTCACTGGTTACAAAGTTCTAAGAAGCCAATCTATTGGAAAGAAGAAGATTGGATTTGCCACCTTTGCTACAGGAATTGTTCATGGATTGCAACCCGATGCTCTGATGATGATCTTACCTGCACTCGCATTGCCTTCTCGTGTAGCTGGTGCTGCATTTCTTTTCATGTTCTTGGTTGGGACGGTCATTGCTATGGGAAGCTACACAGTGTTTATTGGCTCGTGCAGTCAAGCACTAAAGGATAGGGTACCTAGAATTACTGAGAAACTCACTTGGGCATCTTCCCTTGTAGCGATTGCATTAGGGGTTTCCATTTTGATTAGCCAGTTGATGGGATTTAGCTTGTAttga